A region from the Sphingomonas flavescens genome encodes:
- a CDS encoding GFA family protein, which translates to MTKRTASCRCGQLRATAAGEPVRTSVCHCLNCQKRSGSAFAVQVRFPADQVSIDGRSGSFAKAGDSGAVATFHFCPDCGSDVYYLAGDENLVAIPLGAFDDPYFAKINYSVYESRKQPWLGAIEAADHYD; encoded by the coding sequence ATGACCAAGCGCACCGCCTCGTGCCGCTGCGGGCAACTCCGCGCCACCGCCGCCGGCGAGCCGGTCCGCACGTCGGTCTGTCACTGCCTCAATTGTCAGAAAAGATCGGGCAGCGCATTCGCAGTGCAGGTTCGCTTTCCCGCAGATCAGGTCAGCATCGACGGGCGGTCGGGGAGCTTCGCCAAAGCCGGCGACAGCGGCGCTGTAGCGACCTTCCACTTCTGCCCGGACTGCGGGTCGGACGTTTATTATCTGGCCGGGGACGAGAATTTGGTCGCCATCCCACTCGGCGCGTTCGACGATCCCTATTTCGCGAAGATCAACTATTCCGTCTACGAATCGCGCAAGCAGCCCTGGCTCGGGGCCATCGAGGCAGCCGATCATTACGACTGA
- a CDS encoding aldose 1-epimerase — MNKTIELMAGPLRLVIDPAVGGSISAFEWNDAAGGWPILRRCPNPLEKVLDAASFPLVPYVNRIRDGRFTFRGREVAIEPNMAGDPSPLHGQGWLNSWEVEEQTQASATLSFRHEAGEWPWAYEARQRFKLDEGALSLELDCRSLSDTPMPCGLGFHPYFPCGSATVLDTNVEVAWTIDDKVLPVERVPATGRYDLRERRICGQDLDNGFGDWAGEATIVDSAWPFSIRMTSADAKFFQVYSPSTGGIFVAEPVSHANAALNAPESEWPELGMRVLAPGETMDLSMRLAIEPQSAASG; from the coding sequence ATGAATAAGACGATCGAGTTGATGGCCGGGCCGCTGCGGTTGGTCATCGACCCGGCGGTTGGCGGCTCGATCTCGGCATTCGAGTGGAACGACGCAGCAGGCGGCTGGCCTATCCTGCGCCGCTGTCCCAATCCGCTGGAGAAGGTGCTCGATGCCGCCAGCTTTCCGCTGGTCCCCTACGTGAATCGTATCCGTGACGGCCGCTTCACATTCCGGGGCCGCGAGGTCGCGATCGAGCCCAACATGGCAGGCGACCCGAGTCCGCTGCACGGGCAGGGGTGGCTAAATTCCTGGGAGGTTGAAGAGCAGACCCAAGCTTCCGCGACCTTGTCGTTTCGCCACGAAGCCGGCGAATGGCCCTGGGCGTACGAAGCGCGCCAGCGGTTCAAGCTTGATGAGGGGGCGCTCAGCCTTGAACTCGACTGCCGGAGCCTGTCGGATACCCCGATGCCCTGCGGGCTCGGCTTTCACCCGTATTTCCCCTGCGGATCCGCTACCGTGCTCGACACGAACGTCGAAGTTGCATGGACCATCGACGACAAAGTTCTGCCGGTTGAGCGCGTGCCGGCCACGGGTCGATACGACCTTCGCGAGCGGCGGATCTGCGGACAGGACTTGGACAACGGCTTCGGTGATTGGGCCGGCGAAGCGACAATCGTCGACTCGGCTTGGCCCTTCAGCATCCGAATGACTTCCGCGGACGCCAAGTTTTTCCAAGTCTACTCGCCGTCCACCGGTGGGATATTCGTTGCTGAGCCGGTGTCTCACGCAAACGCGGCGCTCAATGCGCCGGAAAGCGAATGGCCCGAGCTTGGCATGCGCGTGCTCGCGCCTGGCGAGACGATGGATCTGTCGATGCGGCTGGCCATCGAGCCGCAAAGCGCGGCCTCCGGTTGA
- the ruvA gene encoding Holliday junction branch migration protein RuvA, whose protein sequence is MIARLSGTLAETSSDSAVIDVGGVGYMVHLSTRALDALGPVGGQVLVLTELQVREDAWTLFGFASQAERDAFRTLTSVQGVGGRLALAILSVLPPDELARAVAQEDKAMIGRANGVGPKLAARIANELQGKLGVAAIGGIAPAPRGNSARDALSALANLGFKPADASAAVNAAQDELGNEATLDALVRLALKKAAR, encoded by the coding sequence TTGATCGCCAGACTTTCGGGAACGCTTGCGGAGACGAGCAGCGACAGCGCGGTGATCGACGTCGGCGGCGTAGGCTACATGGTGCACCTCAGCACGCGTGCGCTCGACGCCTTGGGACCGGTTGGCGGACAGGTGCTGGTGCTAACCGAACTGCAGGTGCGCGAGGACGCATGGACACTCTTCGGCTTTGCCTCTCAGGCCGAGCGCGATGCGTTCCGCACGTTGACCAGCGTCCAGGGCGTGGGGGGGCGCCTAGCGCTGGCGATTCTCTCGGTCCTCCCGCCGGACGAGCTGGCGCGGGCGGTGGCGCAGGAAGACAAGGCGATGATCGGTCGCGCCAATGGCGTGGGCCCAAAGCTTGCCGCGCGCATTGCCAATGAATTGCAGGGCAAGCTCGGCGTCGCCGCCATCGGAGGCATCGCACCGGCACCGCGCGGCAACTCGGCGCGCGATGCGCTGTCCGCGCTCGCCAACCTCGGGTTCAAGCCGGCCGACGCCAGCGCCGCCGTGAACGCGGCTCAGGACGAGCTCGGCAACGAGGCGACCCTCGATGCGTTGGTGCGACTGGCGCTGAAGAAAGCTGCAAGATGA
- a CDS encoding YbgC/FadM family acyl-CoA thioesterase, whose translation MAENNLDIPYRGGFQGTEHRFALSVYFEDTDAYGIVYYANYLKFMERARSDMVRAVGVDQAEELRRSGSAYAVVEVNIKYRRPARLGDDLLVVSTVEQVRASSVDIHQRVMRGTELLTDATVTAAFLDGGGRPRRQPKDWVEKFMAITTK comes from the coding sequence ATGGCCGAGAACAACCTCGACATACCCTATCGCGGCGGCTTCCAGGGCACGGAGCACCGCTTCGCGCTCAGCGTCTATTTCGAGGACACCGATGCTTACGGCATCGTCTATTATGCCAACTATCTAAAATTCATGGAGCGGGCGCGATCGGACATGGTCCGCGCGGTCGGCGTCGATCAGGCGGAAGAGCTGCGCCGCTCGGGCAGCGCCTATGCGGTTGTCGAGGTGAACATCAAATATCGCCGGCCGGCGCGGCTTGGCGACGACCTGCTGGTCGTCAGCACGGTCGAACAGGTCCGCGCATCCTCGGTCGATATTCATCAGCGAGTCATGCGCGGGACCGAACTGTTGACCGACGCGACGGTTACTGCCGCCTTCCTCGATGGAGGCGGGCGCCCGCGCCGGCAGCCGAAGGATTGGGTCGAAAAGTTCATGGCGATTACGACGAAGTGA
- the tolB gene encoding Tol-Pal system beta propeller repeat protein TolB: MTRFLALLMLGIGSAAVAQSPDPTATVIAIPPLTSPDSGSRGNEMLALGWQVTQLIETDLRQTAEVMPLQPNRDDYYSYPEVTAPSFPKWRSAGAKALVTGFVQSRSDGRLTVGCYVYDTQKGRELGRKGFIVGANDWRRAAHKCSGLAYTAITGAPGMFDTQIAYVAESGVGDGRTRRIALMDSDGYNHRYLTAGGAMVLTPDIGPKVQQIAFVSYADGRPAVRIIDVASGNQRPVLNTEAMTFAPRFSPDGNRIAFSMMSGPNADIYVVGAQGGAAQRLTTAPGVDTSASFSPDGSQIVFESDRSGSQQLYVMNADGTGQRRISFGSGWYAAPQWSPDGKWISFTRRAQNGRSIGIIKPDGTGERALTNGPADEGASWAASSRELIFQRAGAGGRSGLARVALDGSQPRVMTIPQDGSDPAWSRVIDQ; this comes from the coding sequence ATGACACGTTTTCTTGCCTTACTGATGTTGGGGATCGGCTCCGCAGCCGTGGCGCAATCGCCCGACCCGACGGCGACAGTGATTGCGATCCCGCCGCTGACGAGCCCGGACAGCGGCTCACGCGGGAATGAGATGCTGGCGCTCGGCTGGCAGGTCACCCAGCTGATCGAGACCGACTTGCGCCAGACCGCGGAAGTCATGCCGCTGCAGCCCAACCGCGACGATTATTATTCCTATCCCGAAGTCACCGCGCCGAGTTTCCCCAAGTGGCGTTCGGCGGGGGCGAAGGCGCTGGTGACCGGCTTCGTCCAGTCACGGTCGGATGGGCGGCTGACGGTCGGCTGCTACGTCTACGACACGCAGAAGGGGCGCGAGCTCGGCCGCAAGGGCTTCATCGTCGGCGCCAACGACTGGCGCCGCGCCGCGCATAAGTGCTCGGGCCTGGCGTACACCGCGATCACTGGGGCGCCGGGCATGTTCGACACGCAGATCGCCTATGTCGCCGAAAGCGGCGTCGGCGACGGCCGCACGCGGCGCATCGCGCTGATGGACAGTGACGGCTACAACCACCGCTATCTCACCGCGGGCGGCGCCATGGTGTTGACCCCGGACATCGGGCCAAAGGTGCAGCAGATCGCATTCGTCAGCTACGCCGATGGCCGGCCCGCCGTCCGCATCATCGATGTCGCATCCGGCAACCAGCGGCCAGTCTTGAACACCGAGGCGATGACGTTTGCGCCGCGCTTCTCGCCGGATGGCAACCGGATTGCCTTCTCGATGATGAGCGGACCGAATGCCGACATTTATGTGGTCGGCGCGCAGGGCGGCGCGGCGCAGCGCCTGACCACAGCGCCGGGCGTCGATACGAGCGCGAGCTTCTCCCCCGACGGAAGCCAGATCGTCTTCGAAAGCGACCGCAGCGGATCGCAACAGCTTTATGTGATGAATGCCGACGGCACGGGCCAGCGCCGGATCAGCTTCGGCAGCGGATGGTATGCCGCGCCGCAGTGGAGTCCCGACGGCAAGTGGATTTCCTTTACCCGCCGCGCGCAGAATGGGCGAAGCATCGGGATCATCAAGCCCGACGGGACTGGCGAGCGGGCGTTGACCAACGGGCCGGCCGACGAGGGTGCCAGCTGGGCGGCGAGCAGTCGGGAACTGATATTCCAGCGCGCCGGCGCGGGCGGGCGTTCTGGCCTGGCGCGCGTCGCGCTCGACGGCAGCCAGCCACGGGTGATGACCATCCCGCAGGACGGATCCGACCCCGCCTGGTCGAGGGTGATCGACCAATGA
- the dgcN gene encoding N-acetyltransferase DgcN, with translation MIPGPFLLYLGSRTEPADVKTSRGMAEFRREDCVGEFRHDASTLTLGLPRMTMAEAAAAGARTLVLGIASAGGKLGEELVADAVAALEAGLNVAAGMHERLRNEPRLASLAAERGLQLFDVRDVPPGLVVGNGYHRAGKRLLTVGTDCSVGKMYSTLALTRALQARGVAADFRATGQTGILIAGDGVPVDAVVADFISGAIERLAPARSDDGWDLIEGQGSLFHPSFAGVSLGLLHGAQPEALVLCHEPERPHMRGIPGRPLPGLEDTLSRNLEAARLTSPNVRAVGICLNTSRLDRARAEAMCRQTEDRLGLPCTDPMAFEVEAIIDEMLCAERSASATTVSL, from the coding sequence ATGATCCCTGGTCCTTTCCTTTTGTATCTCGGGAGCCGCACCGAGCCCGCTGACGTCAAGACGTCGCGTGGCATGGCTGAATTCCGCCGCGAAGATTGCGTCGGCGAATTCCGGCATGACGCTAGCACGCTGACGCTTGGCCTGCCGCGGATGACGATGGCGGAGGCTGCGGCGGCCGGTGCGCGAACGCTTGTTCTCGGTATCGCCAGCGCCGGCGGCAAACTGGGCGAGGAACTTGTCGCGGACGCTGTTGCAGCGCTGGAAGCTGGCCTGAACGTGGCGGCGGGCATGCACGAGCGCTTGCGGAACGAACCGCGCCTGGCCTCGCTGGCGGCCGAGCGTGGATTGCAGCTGTTCGACGTTCGCGATGTCCCGCCGGGTCTCGTCGTCGGCAATGGCTATCACCGCGCCGGCAAGCGTCTGCTAACCGTTGGTACCGATTGCTCGGTGGGCAAGATGTACAGCACGCTGGCGCTGACCCGCGCGCTGCAAGCGCGGGGCGTCGCTGCTGATTTTCGCGCCACGGGCCAGACCGGCATCCTGATTGCCGGCGATGGCGTCCCGGTGGACGCCGTAGTTGCAGACTTCATTTCCGGCGCCATCGAGCGGCTTGCGCCGGCGCGGAGCGATGATGGCTGGGATTTGATCGAAGGCCAGGGCTCGCTGTTTCACCCCTCATTCGCAGGCGTTTCACTGGGTCTGTTGCACGGCGCTCAGCCTGAGGCGCTCGTCCTGTGCCACGAGCCCGAGCGACCGCATATGCGCGGTATTCCCGGACGTCCCTTGCCGGGCCTTGAGGACACGCTGAGCCGCAATCTGGAGGCGGCGCGACTGACGAGCCCGAATGTTCGCGCCGTCGGCATCTGCCTGAATACTTCTCGCCTCGACCGCGCTCGCGCCGAAGCAATGTGTCGTCAGACCGAAGACCGGCTTGGCCTGCCCTGCACCGACCCGATGGCCTTCGAGGTCGAGGCGATCATCGACGAAATGCTATGCGCCGAACGCTCAGCGTCCGCCACGACCGTTTCCCTCTAA
- a CDS encoding DUF3089 domain-containing protein, with protein MRQILLLAAAAFAAPASAQPAPTAPDYSKPASWLCLPGRADTCAKPLPTTALNPNGYGSTGLSVVAKDPPVDCFYVYPTVSRDQGMNSDLNASEELGAVQTQFSRFAGVCRTYAPIYRQMTLGAVAAAAAGADVTAAGILAYSDVVSAWRNYLATRNNGRPFVLIGHSQGSLMLQTLISKEIETNPAVAARMKLAIIPGFNVLVPQGKLVGGTFKKTPLCSRVGQTGCVMSWVSFREKNVPPVGALFGIADKPGMTVGCVNPARPGSTDWAPLDSYWFSRSTLPVPGGPITWSSEGAPPSPYLRTEGLVSARCVNDGQRGYLSIRTNHKPGEKWTDRIGGEVGLMNMFMPGWGMHLSDIQEAQGDLIRTVEAISPR; from the coding sequence ATGCGTCAAATACTGTTGCTCGCCGCCGCCGCGTTTGCGGCTCCGGCGTCCGCCCAGCCTGCGCCAACCGCGCCCGATTACAGCAAGCCGGCATCATGGCTTTGCCTGCCGGGACGGGCCGACACCTGTGCCAAGCCGCTGCCGACAACCGCGCTGAACCCGAACGGATATGGCTCGACGGGTCTCAGCGTCGTTGCCAAGGATCCGCCGGTTGACTGTTTCTACGTGTATCCGACCGTGTCTCGCGATCAGGGCATGAACAGCGACCTTAACGCCAGCGAGGAACTTGGCGCCGTCCAGACCCAATTCTCGCGGTTCGCCGGGGTCTGCCGGACCTACGCACCGATTTACCGTCAGATGACCCTGGGCGCAGTGGCCGCCGCCGCTGCCGGCGCTGATGTCACGGCGGCGGGAATCCTGGCGTACAGCGACGTCGTCTCGGCGTGGCGCAATTACCTGGCGACCAGGAATAATGGCCGGCCGTTCGTCCTGATCGGCCACAGCCAGGGCAGCCTGATGCTGCAGACGCTGATCTCCAAGGAGATCGAGACCAATCCGGCCGTCGCTGCGCGGATGAAGCTGGCGATCATCCCCGGTTTCAACGTCCTCGTCCCGCAGGGCAAGCTGGTCGGCGGCACCTTCAAGAAGACGCCGCTTTGCAGTCGCGTCGGCCAGACTGGCTGCGTGATGAGCTGGGTCAGCTTTCGCGAGAAGAATGTGCCGCCGGTGGGCGCGCTGTTCGGCATTGCGGACAAGCCCGGAATGACCGTCGGGTGCGTCAATCCGGCGCGCCCGGGTTCGACGGATTGGGCGCCGCTCGATAGCTATTGGTTCAGCCGCTCGACACTCCCCGTGCCCGGCGGTCCTATCACCTGGTCGAGCGAGGGTGCGCCACCGAGCCCGTATTTACGCACGGAGGGTCTCGTCTCGGCGCGCTGCGTCAACGACGGTCAGCGCGGCTATCTGTCGATCCGCACCAACCATAAGCCCGGCGAGAAATGGACCGACCGCATCGGCGGTGAGGTCGGGCTGATGAACATGTTCATGCCCGGCTGGGGCATGCACCTGTCTGACATACAGGAAGCGCAGGGCGACCTGATCCGCACGGTCGAAGCAATCAGTCCTCGATAA
- a CDS encoding dipeptidase: MKFDRRTMIAGGLATLAGAPAFAQRRPAPSSWFDRAIIIDALGGTGDPYAPNDWMRMSDRAWAETVATGVTVVRDTVLPVGNTADNWGDFKSNIDSRRQLFAANPDRLILIRSSADILRAKREKKFGVVLGTQDTSMVGPVLDRLAEMKKDGVMTVQLTYNLRNLSGDGSLEPANSGLSNLGRKTIERIEAEKLLLDLSHGGARTIEEAIAFAKRPLVISHTGSRALMDHPRNTSDASMKAVADKGGVVGVYFMPYLRADMHPAAADVIAHVEHVAKVVGEDHVGIGTDNGVLPTNMDAASKKRMDDWQRERIRLGIAAPGEAVGVYPMVADYDSVDRYRRFAADLQKRGWSQARLEKLMGGNFLRVYRDAWVA; encoded by the coding sequence ATGAAATTCGACCGGCGGACCATGATCGCAGGCGGCTTGGCGACGTTGGCGGGCGCTCCGGCATTCGCGCAGCGACGGCCGGCGCCATCCAGCTGGTTCGACCGCGCGATCATCATCGACGCGCTTGGCGGGACCGGCGACCCTTATGCGCCGAACGACTGGATGCGAATGAGCGATCGCGCCTGGGCGGAAACCGTCGCGACCGGGGTGACCGTCGTTCGCGACACCGTCCTGCCGGTCGGCAACACCGCCGACAACTGGGGTGACTTCAAGAGCAATATCGACAGCCGGCGCCAGTTGTTCGCGGCCAATCCCGACCGTCTGATCCTGATCCGATCGAGCGCCGACATTCTGCGCGCCAAGCGCGAGAAGAAGTTCGGCGTCGTGCTCGGCACGCAGGATACGTCGATGGTCGGGCCGGTGCTCGACCGGCTGGCGGAGATGAAGAAGGACGGCGTCATGACCGTCCAGCTTACCTACAACCTCCGCAACCTCAGCGGCGATGGGTCTCTCGAGCCTGCCAACTCCGGCCTGTCCAATCTGGGTCGCAAGACGATCGAGCGCATCGAGGCGGAAAAGCTGCTCCTCGATCTGTCCCATGGCGGTGCTCGAACGATCGAGGAGGCCATCGCCTTCGCCAAGCGGCCGCTGGTCATCAGCCACACCGGATCGCGCGCGTTGATGGACCATCCGCGCAATACATCCGACGCGTCAATGAAGGCGGTGGCGGACAAGGGCGGCGTCGTCGGCGTCTATTTCATGCCCTACCTGCGTGCCGACATGCATCCGGCCGCCGCCGACGTCATCGCCCATGTCGAGCATGTCGCAAAGGTGGTTGGCGAGGACCACGTCGGGATCGGCACCGACAATGGCGTGCTGCCGACCAACATGGACGCGGCGAGCAAAAAGCGGATGGATGACTGGCAACGCGAGCGGATCAGGCTTGGGATTGCCGCGCCGGGGGAGGCGGTCGGCGTCTATCCGATGGTCGCCGACTACGACAGCGTCGACCGCTACCGCCGCTTCGCTGCCGACCTGCAGAAGCGCGGCTGGTCGCAGGCGCGGCTCGAAAAGCTGATGGGCGGCAACTTCCTGCGCGTCTATCGCGACGCCTGGGTCGCCTGA
- a CDS encoding OmpA family protein encodes MKKLILFVAALTVAAASQAQLPGLRKRTGPPPAEAIAQGIDAQRTEFAAQSGGTTIFFGAESVGLGVPARTTLAAQAAWLRRHPEVVVRVEGYGDTTDTRDHAIAVGAQRADAVRAYLILMGVPAAQLSITSWGKERPGLGRAVTVLVR; translated from the coding sequence ATGAAGAAGCTCATTCTTTTCGTCGCCGCGCTGACGGTGGCAGCCGCTTCACAGGCGCAGCTCCCCGGCTTGCGCAAGCGCACCGGGCCACCGCCTGCGGAAGCAATTGCGCAGGGCATCGACGCCCAGCGGACCGAATTCGCCGCCCAGTCCGGCGGGACAACCATCTTCTTCGGCGCGGAAAGCGTCGGCCTCGGCGTCCCGGCTCGCACGACCCTCGCCGCCCAGGCGGCATGGCTTCGGCGGCATCCTGAAGTCGTGGTGCGCGTGGAAGGCTATGGCGACACCACGGACACCCGCGACCATGCGATCGCGGTGGGCGCCCAGCGGGCGGACGCGGTGCGCGCTTATCTGATCTTGATGGGTGTGCCTGCGGCCCAGCTGTCGATCACAAGCTGGGGCAAGGAGCGACCGGGTCTCGGCCGCGCCGTCACCGTCCTCGTTCGGTAA
- the msrB gene encoding peptide-methionine (R)-S-oxide reductase MsrB, with product MIDRRFFLGSAGVAAASMMLFGRSGTAAPAMHFAVNHTPAEWKKMLGPQRFAILREASTERPFTSPLNKEHRRGTFICAGCARPLFDSATKFDSGTGWPSFWKPLSGAVVTRADRSLLMERTEVLCSRCGGHLGHVFNDGPKPTGLRYCMNGLAMNFRPA from the coding sequence ATGATCGATCGTCGCTTTTTCCTTGGTTCCGCCGGCGTCGCGGCGGCATCTATGATGCTGTTCGGCCGTTCCGGCACCGCCGCGCCCGCGATGCATTTCGCGGTCAATCACACGCCGGCCGAGTGGAAGAAGATGCTGGGGCCGCAGCGCTTCGCCATCCTGCGCGAAGCCTCGACCGAGCGGCCGTTCACCAGCCCACTCAACAAGGAGCATCGCCGGGGCACCTTCATCTGTGCGGGTTGCGCGCGCCCCCTGTTCGATTCCGCCACGAAGTTCGACAGCGGCACCGGCTGGCCCAGCTTCTGGAAGCCGCTGTCCGGCGCCGTCGTCACGCGCGCCGACCGCAGTTTGTTGATGGAACGGACCGAAGTCCTCTGCTCGCGCTGCGGCGGGCACCTTGGGCACGTTTTCAACGACGGCCCAAAGCCGACCGGCCTTCGCTATTGCATGAATGGCCTGGCGATGAATTTCCGCCCGGCCTAG
- the ruvB gene encoding Holliday junction branch migration DNA helicase RuvB has product MATDPARITTPERTSEDADAALRPKSLDEFIGQQAARENLRVFVSAAKARGEALDHVLLHGPPGLGKTTLAAILAREMGVGFRATSGPVIAKSGDLAALLTNLEDGDVLFIDEIHRLNPAVEEVLYPAMEDRALDLMIGEGPSARSVRIDLPRFTLVGATTRQGLLTTPLRDRFGIPVRLNFYTVEELELVVSRAARLLGAAIAADGAREIARRSRGTPRIAGRLLRRVRDFAHAAGADEIDAAVADRALSRLEIDALGLDAMDRRYLGMIADLYGGGPVGVETLAAGLSEPRDTIEDVIEPYLIQLGLIARTARGRCLNGRGYAHLGLPMPQGSQSGLFDQGAASK; this is encoded by the coding sequence ATGGCCACCGACCCCGCCCGCATCACCACGCCCGAGCGCACCAGCGAAGACGCCGACGCGGCGCTGCGGCCGAAGAGCCTCGACGAGTTCATTGGCCAGCAGGCGGCGCGCGAGAACCTGCGGGTGTTCGTCAGCGCCGCCAAGGCGCGCGGCGAGGCGCTGGACCATGTACTGCTCCACGGCCCGCCGGGCCTGGGCAAGACGACATTGGCGGCGATCCTGGCGCGCGAGATGGGCGTGGGCTTTCGCGCGACCTCCGGACCGGTAATCGCCAAATCGGGGGATCTGGCGGCACTGCTGACCAACCTCGAGGACGGCGACGTCCTCTTCATCGACGAGATCCATCGGCTCAATCCCGCAGTCGAGGAAGTGCTTTATCCGGCGATGGAGGATCGTGCACTCGACCTGATGATCGGCGAAGGTCCTTCGGCGCGCTCGGTGCGGATCGACCTGCCGCGCTTCACCCTGGTCGGCGCGACTACACGGCAGGGCCTGCTGACAACCCCGCTTCGGGACCGCTTCGGCATCCCGGTTCGCCTGAACTTCTATACTGTCGAAGAGCTGGAGCTGGTCGTCAGCCGTGCGGCGCGACTGCTCGGTGCTGCGATCGCCGCTGACGGCGCGCGGGAGATTGCCCGGCGGTCGCGCGGGACACCTCGGATCGCCGGTCGCCTGCTGCGCCGCGTGCGCGACTTCGCCCATGCTGCGGGCGCCGACGAAATCGATGCCGCTGTCGCGGACCGCGCGCTGTCGCGATTGGAGATCGACGCGCTGGGGCTGGACGCAATGGATCGCCGCTATCTCGGCATGATCGCTGATCTCTACGGCGGTGGGCCAGTCGGCGTGGAGACGCTGGCGGCTGGCCTGTCCGAGCCGCGGGACACGATCGAGGATGTGATAGAGCCCTATCTCATTCAGCTTGGCCTCATCGCCCGCACGGCACGCGGGCGTTGCCTGAACGGCCGCGGCTACGCCCACCTTGGCCTGCCCATGCCGCAAGGTAGCCAGTCCGGACTGTTCGATCAGGGAGCTGCGTCCAAATAA
- a CDS encoding helix-turn-helix transcriptional regulator — MPERLANSLKERRTELGLTQAELAERVGVTRKTVNTVENGVFTPSTILALKLAEALDRTVEQLFQIIED; from the coding sequence ATGCCTGAGCGGCTTGCCAATAGTCTCAAGGAACGCCGGACCGAGCTTGGCCTCACCCAGGCCGAGCTCGCCGAGCGCGTCGGCGTCACGCGCAAGACCGTGAACACGGTCGAAAATGGCGTCTTCACGCCGTCGACGATCCTGGCATTGAAACTGGCCGAGGCCCTCGACCGTACAGTCGAGCAGCTGTTCCAGATTATCGAGGACTGA
- a CDS encoding LysR family transcriptional regulator, with amino-acid sequence MNLRHIEIFHAVYVNGSVSAAARALNVSQPSVSKMLRHAESLLGFTLFQRTSAGLVPTEDAHMLFADVSEIQDRVHALREAGRNMKRGAGGTLRISALPSLALDALPTAVARFMQTHENVKFDLQTIHHDDLLRKLYERETDVAVAYQVPPATPIGSHWLGEGELVLLYREEDLPDAPASVDLQVLNGRRFISLAASGPIGGVFSQELQRLELELDVDEVVSARTFYIACALVRQGVGMAVVDSFTAQASLTPGLSMRPLKPRLTFDVQAMYLINRPPKALAAEFLKTLAGVIDAL; translated from the coding sequence ATGAACCTTCGCCACATCGAGATTTTCCACGCGGTCTATGTGAACGGGTCGGTCAGCGCGGCGGCGCGAGCGCTGAATGTGTCGCAGCCTTCGGTGTCGAAGATGCTGCGTCATGCCGAATCCCTGCTCGGCTTCACCTTATTCCAGCGGACCAGCGCGGGGCTCGTCCCGACCGAAGACGCCCACATGCTGTTCGCAGACGTCAGCGAAATCCAGGATCGCGTTCATGCCCTGCGAGAAGCGGGCCGCAATATGAAGCGTGGCGCGGGCGGGACGTTGCGAATCTCGGCGCTGCCATCCCTCGCGCTGGACGCGCTGCCGACCGCAGTGGCGCGGTTCATGCAGACGCACGAAAATGTGAAATTCGATCTGCAGACCATCCATCACGATGATCTGCTGCGTAAACTCTATGAGCGGGAGACCGACGTCGCTGTCGCCTATCAGGTGCCGCCGGCCACGCCGATCGGCAGCCACTGGCTCGGCGAGGGCGAACTCGTCCTGCTCTATCGCGAGGAGGACTTGCCGGACGCACCAGCGTCGGTCGATCTTCAGGTGCTCAATGGCCGCCGGTTCATCAGCCTCGCGGCAAGTGGGCCGATCGGCGGGGTGTTCAGCCAGGAACTCCAGCGGCTGGAGCTCGAGCTCGACGTCGACGAGGTCGTGTCGGCCCGCACCTTCTACATCGCCTGCGCCCTCGTCAGACAGGGTGTCGGCATGGCGGTCGTCGACAGCTTCACCGCCCAGGCTTCGCTGACGCCCGGCCTTTCGATGCGGCCGCTCAAGCCCCGCCTGACCTTCGACGTCCAGGCGATGTATCTCATCAATCGGCCGCCGAAAGCGCTTGCCGCGGAGTTCCTGAAGACCCTCGCGGGGGTGATCGACGCTCTATAA